A window of Clostridium taeniosporum genomic DNA:
TCCAGATAAATGTGTAGTATTTGAAGATATATTGCCAGCTATAAAATCTGCTAAATCAGCTGGAATGAAAGTTATTGCAGTAAAAGATGAATTTAGTATTGATTCAAAAGATGCTATTGTACATGTAGCTGATAAATATATAAGCTCATTTTTTGAGTTGATATAAAAAAATCGCCAAGGCAACTGTGGAGCCGTCGATTTTTTTAGCCATGCACCCTTTCCAAACGTAGTGCAGGAATAATGGTGCGGCATATGATTATTTTTTATTCTTTAGGTTTTATTTCTTAATCATTAAGCAAAAATATAATTTCCTAAAGAATAAAAAAACGTGGCTAAGCCACGTTTTTATGTTATTATTTTCTTTCAACAACATATTTTTCTGATAATTGCTTTATCATTTCTAAATACTTGTTTTGTTGTCTTTCATTCACAAGTTGTCTTAATACTGCTTCTTTAACTTGATCAAATGGAACTGTAGAACCTTCAGTCTTATCTTCAACTAATATTAAGTGATAACCAAATTGAGTTTTAACTGGTTCACTAACTTTTCCAATTTCTGATTCAAAAGCAACTTTTTCAAATTCTGGAACCATAGATCCTTTTCCAAAACTTCCTAAATCTCCACCGTTTTCCTTAGATGGACAAGTTGAATATTTTTTAGCAGCCTCTTCAAATGATAATCCATTAGCTATTTCTTCTTTTATAGAATTAGCTTCTTCTTCAGTCTTAACTAAAATATGTTTTGCTGAAACTTTTGGTGGATTTACAAACATATTTTGATTATTATCATAATATGCTTTAACCTCATCATCAGTTACTGTAACATCAGCTAAAACCTTATTGATTGCTAACTGAGTTAGTGCTTCTTTAGCTAATCCTTCAACTAAGTTTTTGTACTCATCTGTTTTATCTATTTCTAATTCCTTACCAAAATTACGCATTAGTTCAAAAGCTATAACTTGTTCTAATAAAGCTTTTCTTCCTTGCTCTCCTTCAAACATAGCTCTTCTATCTTGTGGATATCTATTTAGTACTACATCTAAATCTTTTTCTTTGATTTCATTTCCAGCAACAATTGCCACTACTTTATTTTCCATTTCAATTCTCCTTTTAACTCTTTTTTTATATACCTCTATATTTTAACAATATAAATCAATATAAATCAATGATAACAATAAAAAAAGAAAATTAATCATTATTATTTTCAAAAATGTTATACTAATTATGGGTGATTTTATGAATAATATATTAAAAAACGATTGGAATAATTATATAGGTGATGAATTTGAAAAAGATTATTACCTTAAATTAAGAAAAAATTTAATACAAGAATATGAAACCAAAACAATCTATCCTGATAAATATAATATCTTTAATGCTCTTCATTATACAGCATTTAAAGATGTTAAAGTTGTGATATTAGGGCAAGATCCTTATCATGGTCCAAATCAAGCACATGGATTAAGCTTTTCTGTAAACCCTGGCGTCAGAATTCCTCCATCACTTTTAAATATTTATAAAGAATTACGTGATGATCTTGGATGCTACATACCTAATAATGGTTACTTAAAAAAATGGGCAGATCAAGGAGTATTGCTTTTAAATGCAGTACTTACTGTAAGAGCAGGTCAGGCTAATTCACATAAAAATATAGGTTGGCAATTTTTCACTGACAACATAATAAAAGTATTGAATACTAGAAAAGAACCTATTATCTTTATTCTTTGGGGCAATAATGCTCAAAAAAAAGAAGAATTAATAACAAATCCAATACATTGTATTATTAAATCAGTGCATCCAAGTCCTCTTTCTGCATCCAGAGGTTTTTTTGGTAGCAAACCATTTTCAAAAACTAATAAATTTTTAGAAGAAAATAATGAAAAACCTATAGATTGGCAAATAGAGAATATTTAGAAGTTATTAAAAGTGGATATTAGTAGTTAAGAGTTCAGGTTAAAAATTTTGTTGGGATTTTTACTATAATAATATCCACTTTTAAATAATTTATAGAATTATTAATTCTTATAACTTTACATTAAAAGATAATTAATAACTTTATGCATTCTTAATTTTACATATAACTTTAATCTATATATGATGTTCTTTGTATTCTTTTATCTTAGAATAGATTAATGAGCTTACTATTCCTAATACTCCTCCTGCTGCAAAAAAAAGTACTGTATTATCAAAAATTGTGCCAATAATAATTCCAACTCCAACTCCAATTGCAATTCCTTTAGCTAAATTTTCATACTCTTTATCAGTTAACATAATTTTTTCTAGCATCAAACTCATCTCCCATCTAAAATATTCTTATTTAAAACATTACTATATTAAAAATATAATATTATTTTACATTAATACTCTTAAAAATTTATTAATTCAAAGTTAAGCATTTCTTATTATTTATTTTATATCATTGGAAATTCCTATTTGTTACATATATGTGTCCTAATTATTACAAAATAGTTTCATTTGTATTTTTATATAAAAAACTAATTTTAATTATATTTTCTATAACTCTAAAAGATATAACTATCTCTAAAAAATAATTTGTATAAAAAATATATTATGTATATATATTAAATTTATATGATATTATATATTTATCGTTAACTTATTAAGGAGAGAGTTGTATGGAATATAAATTTTTATATGATAATAAAGAATACCAATTAAACAAAGAAAATTGTGAAGGAATATTTTTAAATTCTGATAATGATATTGAAGAAATTGAAAATTTATCAGTAGAATTAATTTTAAGCTCATTATGTGAAGGAAATGAAGTTAATTTTTCAAAAGAATATTATGGTGATAAATGTTTATGTGATATTCAAGAAGAGTTAAATAAATCTTATGCTTATTTAGAGTATCACTTTTTTATTTATACAAAAGAAAATAAATATATAATAAATACTATTTGCAAAGACTATGAAAGTACTTCTTACAATAAACTTCACAGGTCTGGGAAAATAGATAATAGTTACATTGTTAGTATAATAGTTTGTCCTTGTTGTGGTAATTACACAATAGAAATTGAACAATGCACAGTTTAATATTTTTTAATAGGTATAGATGAATATGAAAGCATCTGTGCCTTTCTTTTTTATTAACTTTTAAGGCTTTAAATATCCTATAATTTTCTAGACATAAAAAAACACTAACAAATGTTAGTGTTTTATTGGTGGCTCGAACTGGAATCGAACCAGTGACACGAGGATTTTCAGTCCTCTGCTCTACCGACTGAGCTATCGAGCCATATCTACCTGGCAACGTCTTATCCTCCCACACAGTCTCCCGTGCAGTACTATCAGCGCTGTAGACCTTAACTGTCCTGTTCGGAATGGAAAGGAGTGTTACCTCTACGCCGTCATCACCAGATCACAAGTAGTATTATATCTAGATATCACTATTATGTCAATAACTTTTTTAAATTTTTTTATTTTTTTATTGTTTATTCGTATTTTAACTAATTATATATAATTAACACTTAACATTACTAGTGTTAACAAGATTTTAATATGATTTATAAAATCAGCTTATTAGCTTAATGTTTATAATATCTATAGTAATTCATTAATTCCTTTGTTTATTAAATACTATTACAATAAACACTCTTTATTCATATCTATTTAATTTTTATAATAAATTGTGTAATAATAAAATATATAAATACAGTTTGGAGATGATTTCATGAATACTGAAATAGAAAAACTAACAACAATCTTAAAAGATAGTAATAACATAGTCTTCTTTGGGGGTGCCGGAATGTCAACAGAATCTGGAATACCTGATTTTAGAAGTGCTAATGGCTTATTTAATAAAAAACTAAATGTAACTTTTACTCCTGAACAATTAGTGTCTCATAGCTTTTATATTAAATATCCTGAGGAATTTTTTAACTTCTATAAAGATAAACTTATATATCCAAAAGCTAAACCTAATGCTGGACATATAGCATTAGCTAAACTAGAAGAAATGGGTAAACTTAAGGCTATTGTTACTCAAAATATTGATGGACTTCATCAAGCTTCTGGTTCAAAAAATGTTTTTGAACTTCATGGATCTATTAATAGGAACTACTGTATTAAATGTCATGAATTTTATGATTCAGACTTTATATTAGAATCAAAAGGAGTACCTACTTGTACAAAATGTGGAGGAACTGTTAAACCAGATGTAGTTCTTTATGAAGAAGGATTAGATGAATACACTATCACTGGTGCAATTAAAGCAATATCTAAAGCAGATACATTAATCATAGGAGGAACCTCATTAGTCGTTTATCCGGCTGCTGGATTAATTGATTATTTTAAAGGGAATAATCTCATACTTATAAATAAAAGTGCTACTTCAGCTGACTCAAAAGCCGATTTAGTTATTAATGATTCAATTGGAAAAGTTTTAAGTGATGCTGTTAATAAGATGTAACTAAAATATGCTTAATATGCATTTATTTATTTTATAAATATAAAAATTTATAACTAATAAGGGTATGTTTTCTCAATAGAAAACATACCCTTATTAAAAGCTTTAATTTTATAACTATTTCTTACTACTTAGCAATCATTATTTCTTCTATTTTATCTACACAGCCACCACAACATGTACCTGCATTAGTAGCTTCTTGTACTTCTTCTAAAGTAGTAGCTCCATTATTCATTGCATCCTTTATATCTTGTGCTGTAACTCCAACACATCCACAAATTACTTCACTCATATCCATCTTTCTATTCTCCTTAATAATCATTTTTTATATTACAAGAATAACTCCCTGTGATTTAATTTTAATACATATAACATAAAATTTCAATAGAAATTATTAAATAATATAAATTATTATCTAATAATTTAAAGATTTATTTTAATTATTAGTATTATAAATAAAATTTAATTACAATATAAATTTTATTTAAAACGAATTAAGGAATTTTTTCTATACAGTATAAATATAATTTAAATGATAGTTGTTATAGGAGATTTAATATGAAGATTTTATTATTTTTATTATTTATTATTGTTGCATCAGGTTCTTTACTATTTTTAATATATAATTATGAAAATAGAATATCATCAGTAAAAAAGCAATTAATAGCTAGTCAAGAACAATTTTTTAAATTAAAATCAAAATATAATCAATTAAATACTTTAAAACATAATCCTTCAATTATGTTCTTAGATTTAACTGAACATGCTGGTCTATTAACTAAAGATTCTATAGTATATCTATCTCCAAATGAATTAGCTCCAGCATTACAAACTCTAGACATATCTATGGAAGTTTATATACTTGATAAAGCTTTATGTAACAAAACTGTATGGTATTATGTATCCCTTCCTATAGATACAAATATAAATTCAAGAGGTTGGGTAAAAGAAGATTGTTTTTCTAGTTTCTTAGATAAGTCATCATATACAGATATAATTAAATGTTAGGTACATTCAAATAAATAACTATTCGAGAATGTAGAATAATTTGTGTAAATTAAATATTTTAATATATTGTATAACTGGAAATTATGTTTCCAGTTATATTTTTAATATTTTTACAAATACTAAAACTACGTGGTTTCATAATTTTAGTATGCACTAAAATAAGTATTATATACTGTAATTTTCTAATAAGTACAAGCTATATTGCTAACGCTTCCTCGATTCTATCTTTGAACATTATTTCTAATTTTAAAAGAGTTATTCCCCAATTAGCTATTGGTGAAGTCCATTTTTTCATAACTTGATCTGTTGCTAAATATAATGATTTTCGCAAAGAATCATCTGTTGGAAATACTGTTCTAATTTTAGTGAATTTTCTTAATTGCCTATTAAATCCTTCTAGTGCATTAGTAGTGTAAATCATTTTTCTAATTTCTTTAGTATATGAAAAATATGTAGACAATCTATCCCAATTTTCATACCATGAATCTATTACAGTACTATAAACATCATCCCATTTATTCTTTAGCCTATCGAGCTGCGTTAGCGCTATCTCCTCTGTATCTGCTTTATACACCAGTTTTAAGTCTTTCATAAATTCTTTTCTATTTTTATATGATACATATTTCATTGAATTTCTTATTTGATGTATTATGCAATTTTGAATACATACTTTTGGAAAAACAGCTTTAATAGCATCTGGTAATCCTCTTAAACCGTCCATACATGCAATTAATATGTCTTTAACACCACGATTATTTAAATCATTACAAACGCTAAGCCAAAATTTTGCTCCTTCGGCTTCGCCAATCCATATTCCTAATATATCTTTATAGCCTTCCATATCAACACCCATGCAAATATAAGCAGCCTTTGTAACTATTCTATGTTCGTCTCTCACTTTAAAATGAATAGCATCCATATAAACTATAGGATACACAGGATCTAACATTCTATTTTGCCATTCAGCAGCTGCAATCATTACTTTATCTGTTATTTTAGATATCATTGATGGAGATACATCTATTCCATATAATTCTTCCAGTTCGGATTGAATGTCTCTTGTAGACATTCCACGAGCATATAAACCAATTATTTTTTTATCTAATTCATTACAATCAGTTTCATATTTTCTTATAGTTCTTGGTTCAAACTCTGATTTTCTATCTCTAGGAATATCTATAGGTATCTCCCCGTAGCTGCTTCTAACATCTTTTTTTGAATACCCATTTCTATAATTCTTGTCACTATCGTTATCGGTTCTCTCATATTTTTCTCTACCTAAATGTTCTTCCATTTCAGCTTCAAGTAGTTGTTGCATAACATCTTTTAATAATCTTTGCATTAACCCATTCTTACCCACAACATCGTCCATACTTTTGCATTTCTTTATTTCTTCTTGATAATTTATATCTGGTACTCTCATTTGTAATCCTCCTCTAATATTCATAAGTATATTATTCCAAATCTACCATAAAACCATTCAAAAAAAGATGTAGTAGATTTGCTTTTACACAAATCTCACTACATCCCCAACTATTCAATATGCTAGTTTATTTTGTGAACTACTTATTCCTTGAGTTCTACTAATATCACAACCATTAGTAGAGACTAAGTTATTATATTTCACAAAATATCCTTTGCATCTTTGACTTATTATTTATTTTCATATGCCTTAAAATCTTTATACTAATTTTTAGTTAATAATTAATAATTAAAAGGTGAAAGTTAAAGCTATTTAGAAATTGTAATACTAATTTCTTTATAACTCTACGCTTTCACCTTTTAATTTTAACTAAGGTACGTTTAAATAAATTCATTATTATTTGTTAGTTAATATAATAGAAGCACCCATATATAACAAATATATTACTATTGTTACTATTAATGGCCAATTCATTATTTTGTCTTCTTTATTATGAGAAATCCCTTTATTTAAATTCTCATACTCTACAATTTCAGCCTCTTTATACTGAATTTGTTCATTAATTAAATCTCTTTTTCTCTTATCATTTATTTTCTTAAGTTTTTTAAGTACCAATACAATTAAAACTGCTGAAACTATTCCAAGACCTATAGTGCCTTTTAATAAGTTCAGCTTTTCAGCTATTGATAATGATTTGATAGATATATCCTTTGCTGTCTCTTCAATTCCAAATTTATTTTGAGTAAATGTTAATAGTTTTTGTAAAGCTACAGATGTTCCATTAATCATAAAGTGAAATGTCATAGAAGCAAATATACTATTAGTTATTCTAACTAAATAAGCTAAAATCCCTCCTAGAACAGCTGCATATAAAAATTGCTGACCATTTAAATGAAATATACCAAATAACAAACCTATTATCACACAAGTTTTTAAATCACTTTTATCATCATATCCTGATTGAACTATCCCTCTTAAAGTTATCTCTTCTGTTATGGCTGGCATAACCGCCATTAAAAGTAACATTATTAAAAATGGTGTATTTGATATTTCAGATACAAACTTACCTATATCATTTTCAAAGAAAAATGATGTTATAAGTGAAAATAAAGTCACCAATGGTTGACTTATAATAGATAAAAGAACTATTAAGAAGAAGTCTTTTAAATATAGTTTATTAAATTTAAAAGTTTGTTTTATATTTGCCTTAACTATTATCACATATAATATTGCTGGAATTATAAATAAAATCATATGATTCAAAAATAATGCTACTCTTATATCACTTGTTCTCATATAAAAATACAAAAGTGGGCATATAATGTTTGTTCCTATTATTTCCCATAATAATATTATTAAAAAATACAAATTTGCTCTAAATGTTTTTCTCATACTTACACCTTTAACTACAA
This region includes:
- a CDS encoding peptidylprolyl isomerase, with product MENKVVAIVAGNEIKEKDLDVVLNRYPQDRRAMFEGEQGRKALLEQVIAFELMRNFGKELEIDKTDEYKNLVEGLAKEALTQLAINKVLADVTVTDDEVKAYYDNNQNMFVNPPKVSAKHILVKTEEEANSIKEEIANGLSFEEAAKKYSTCPSKENGGDLGSFGKGSMVPEFEKVAFESEIGKVSEPVKTQFGYHLILVEDKTEGSTVPFDQVKEAVLRQLVNERQQNKYLEMIKQLSEKYVVERK
- a CDS encoding uracil-DNA glycosylase, encoding MNNILKNDWNNYIGDEFEKDYYLKLRKNLIQEYETKTIYPDKYNIFNALHYTAFKDVKVVILGQDPYHGPNQAHGLSFSVNPGVRIPPSLLNIYKELRDDLGCYIPNNGYLKKWADQGVLLLNAVLTVRAGQANSHKNIGWQFFTDNIIKVLNTRKEPIIFILWGNNAQKKEELITNPIHCIIKSVHPSPLSASRGFFGSKPFSKTNKFLEENNEKPIDWQIENI
- a CDS encoding DUF3785 family protein; protein product: MEYKFLYDNKEYQLNKENCEGIFLNSDNDIEEIENLSVELILSSLCEGNEVNFSKEYYGDKCLCDIQEELNKSYAYLEYHFFIYTKENKYIINTICKDYESTSYNKLHRSGKIDNSYIVSIIVCPCCGNYTIEIEQCTV
- a CDS encoding NAD-dependent protein deacylase, whose translation is MNTEIEKLTTILKDSNNIVFFGGAGMSTESGIPDFRSANGLFNKKLNVTFTPEQLVSHSFYIKYPEEFFNFYKDKLIYPKAKPNAGHIALAKLEEMGKLKAIVTQNIDGLHQASGSKNVFELHGSINRNYCIKCHEFYDSDFILESKGVPTCTKCGGTVKPDVVLYEEGLDEYTITGAIKAISKADTLIIGGTSLVVYPAAGLIDYFKGNNLILINKSATSADSKADLVINDSIGKVLSDAVNKM
- a CDS encoding (2Fe-2S)-binding protein, with the protein product MDMSEVICGCVGVTAQDIKDAMNNGATTLEEVQEATNAGTCCGGCVDKIEEIMIAK
- a CDS encoding IS256 family transposase; amino-acid sequence: MRVPDINYQEEIKKCKSMDDVVGKNGLMQRLLKDVMQQLLEAEMEEHLGREKYERTDNDSDKNYRNGYSKKDVRSSYGEIPIDIPRDRKSEFEPRTIRKYETDCNELDKKIIGLYARGMSTRDIQSELEELYGIDVSPSMISKITDKVMIAAAEWQNRMLDPVYPIVYMDAIHFKVRDEHRIVTKAAYICMGVDMEGYKDILGIWIGEAEGAKFWLSVCNDLNNRGVKDILIACMDGLRGLPDAIKAVFPKVCIQNCIIHQIRNSMKYVSYKNRKEFMKDLKLVYKADTEEIALTQLDRLKNKWDDVYSTVIDSWYENWDRLSTYFSYTKEIRKMIYTTNALEGFNRQLRKFTKIRTVFPTDDSLRKSLYLATDQVMKKWTSPIANWGITLLKLEIMFKDRIEEALAI
- a CDS encoding CPBP family intramembrane glutamic endopeptidase; this encodes MRKTFRANLYFLIILLWEIIGTNIICPLLYFYMRTSDIRVALFLNHMILFIIPAILYVIIVKANIKQTFKFNKLYLKDFFLIVLLSIISQPLVTLFSLITSFFFENDIGKFVSEISNTPFLIMLLLMAVMPAITEEITLRGIVQSGYDDKSDLKTCVIIGLLFGIFHLNGQQFLYAAVLGGILAYLVRITNSIFASMTFHFMINGTSVALQKLLTFTQNKFGIEETAKDISIKSLSIAEKLNLLKGTIGLGIVSAVLIVLVLKKLKKINDKRKRDLINEQIQYKEAEIVEYENLNKGISHNKEDKIMNWPLIVTIVIYLLYMGASIILTNK